Genomic segment of Nilaparvata lugens isolate BPH chromosome 6, ASM1435652v1, whole genome shotgun sequence:
TGGTATAACGTTTACTAAACAATATAGTGGTTGTATAGAACAGTTTGgaaaatttcactttgaatGTTGAGGCTAGGCCATTTTTTGGCCTAATTGCACCGTActatatatgagatagagcgctctacccggtctcaggttgaagagcacaaaattacgccaaaagggattttgaattatacatttgaattattgtgacaatcggaagatattgttgattataagcaaaaattcatcaaaatttatattttcttaaaattttactaatttttgaaaaattgtagctCAGTACTCAGTAGCTCAGGAGATCGAGAGCTCcgaatgatttcaattattccgaattttataatctaaaaaaagacAAGAgtgaatttttctgtccgattacaggatttggcagaaaactgaaccaaaaatacgaggttttttggCCACCTGTATATAGCACACGGAAATTTtggatgaaaaaattggttctggacttctcttatgtatccaaacaatacattaaaaaatcagaactacaatataaattgcaagcaccaatgtataatagtgactggactaaacaAACGTAGCTAGTTGACGGAAATGTCAAAAAATTCCCGTATCTCGACAAAATTCCCGTACATTTCCCGCTGAAATGAAATTTACGTACAATTCCCGGTTTTCTTGGAACAGGTGAGGACCCTgcaaagtttcggaggggcaaaaagaaaaaacccaagagcccagtgatgggtgaaactctaggcacaaatgtgggtgaagaggctgagtcgagggtggccaggcGCCCAAGAGGCAATTAGGCGACCCctccctcagcggaaggacctaaaaaaaggccaggagtggaattCACATAACTTAGGTCACACGTTTTTTGTTGGTGGAGAGATtaacctcaccactgctcaaaaaaggcggccattcaggcaaaactgcagaccctgcagagtttcgaGGGAgccaaaagaaaaaaaaaccaagagaccagagatgggtgaaactccaggcacaaatgtgggtgaagaggctgagtcgagggtgaccaggtgccctagaggctaTTTGGCGAACACTTCCTCAGCGggaggacctacaaagaaggccaggagtggaacttacgtaggtcacgaggatcAATCAGTCTTAAGAGATTGCCAagatatcacactggattgcgagtGACTAGGGGCAAGTAGAAGGactctgtttggctgcaagcaaccaggtgatgaatgtgATTTATAGAGAAAAACTCCCggaggacacaggtattggtttgcccaacTAACGTACTTGCGAACACAATAAGctccggttgacgtgtggggttctttgaacctttggagtcttgaatccgtcccttcaaacatAACATAACACAACATAAGATAGAATTACTCTAATTATTATAACCGGTTAAATATTTTACTgtataaaatatttgtaaatgtGTTTATGCTTTTTGAACATATCTGAAATTCGCGGAAATTCCGCCTATTTCCTTCTATAAGCGattcggataattggagttctactgtaatAAAAATGTGAAAGAAGAACAGGGAGAATTCAGTTTCATTTAGTGAGGTGAATGGAACGGCCATGATTTGAAATTGTACAAGTGAATAAGTAGATGAATAATGGAATCAACCGATtataatcatttatgagaaaatGAGTATGTTATTGTTAGCACTGACATTGTAATGCAGGACATCAGCTTCAGCGAACATGTCCCATTTGTTGCCCTCCTTCTTCTGCTTGGCGGCCATTTCGGTGGCAGTTGGCTGCGCGGCGGCCATTTCGGGCTCGAAGCGCGACTTGCGTTTCGGCTTGGCTTGGGGCGGTGGCGCGGTGGGGGCAGGGGTGTGGGCGGGAGGTGCCACCTCCTGCTTGGCAGGACTGGTCGCCGCCACCGGACTAGACACCGTGTTCGAGTCCTCACTGCCTGCACCTGCACCCAATCGCTGAAACAAATCCACCATTctatcattttcattatttctatcttgatgagaataaaaagtattggtgaagtataaatattttgtttaaaaataaatttgaaattaaattttactcaACATGCTTTGCGCAAGTAAtaacaacccattataattttgaaattgattttgaattggaaaaattaagaatttgatTAGAGTACAGCTCATCAGTCAACTGTTGAAGCtattttaaaacataatatcaCTCGACtatatttaaaaagaaaaaataataaaattacagtatTCATTCATATCAAGTTTTCGGTGAGGGCTACTCTGATTCATCAGGATATTAAAAATCaaatacccttttttaaaaaaacttttgttcACAACTtgtttcaacatattaataccattttcaagtgattgaacGAAATAAAAAAcgttaaataaaataattttaatttttaaatacttttatcacaacatgtctCGAaatattaatgccattttcaagtgattgaatgaaataaaaacgttaaataaaatatttttttatttatttaacaaaatgtttacaAGTTGGAATTTAAAGTGTATCACTCTTAAAACAGTGTCTTAATACATTTagggccgatttccgagctcgggatctataagttctggacttacagagtccaggactaaaataaacgctcgggtctaaatcgacttcctgagtcacgggtttatcttctaaactccggggtatattaagttctcgacttatttgagttcAGGACCAGGCCCCTGTTTAATAAAAACTTAGAAGTCCTGTAGTACATgttcaatatagccgataaaatcagctgttcctgtattacaggacttctaaatttttatgaaacaggccccaggatttgaagaaatatcatatgggaaattttgaatattcaactgttatattgttggcattatagcagaACAGAGAACAGCTGATTGGAGCGGgctaattcaaatgagcatgctctccaaactattttgtgaaaatacgtttagatttctttgtatatagtccaggcaatgaatgctcaaaaaagggtaagGAGGGAAAAGTTGaggagacaatttttgaccccgcagttctgtttagggtagtaatgaggtgaacatatcaaaagtccccacccctaccccctgtgctaagggtgtgagggtggtttaaaggtaggcctaccattttttggtttctcgcatgaaACTAAAAAAcgatgtatcctaaggacttgactgtcatataacaaattgaagcttacataatctcctacaatattcattctacaactttcatcatatctcctctagttttcgagctCTTgtaggtgtgacatttttgaaaaacgttagaaacaaattttttctatttttgcttcTATATCGTTTTAAAATCGACGGGAAGTGTCCATGCTGATTATCAGCTTacagagcattgaattctcttcaatttgatgtataatttcacacttttaagaATTTCCcaacaccttttgcagcagctttagggttgagtgtgaaatctttatttttgcaacaatagagcaattgacaaaggaatttggagggtatgttttaaactaaatttttgactttgcagctttgttgagactagttaggagaagaacgtatcaaaagtccccattcctaactcatgtgctaaggggatgaggattgtttgaaagttgcatttttcagcgttttgcttccacgctcatatcttgagaataaTGAGTTCAACCAACATAActaatcattcaaaaatgaagcttgaaaaattctctacacttCATGTTCAgtagaattttgtgatattcccaaaaGCGAAGCAATGGCTTGAAAAGTGTTACGGGGGGGGACTCCGTCCAATCAAAAAGTAACAAACCGAAGATCCACAAAATCGTTTTGAAAGATCGGAAAGTGTAGTTGCGTGAGTTGGCTGACGtcgtaaacatatcaaaagagCGTGTTCGCTTTATGTTGCATGAGCATTTGAGTATGAGAAAGCTCTGTTGAAAGCGGGAGCCGCGTGCCGCGTTTGCTATCTGTTGTCAACAACCAAGAACGTCTTAATGATTGGCTGTATTTAAACGTGTGGTGAATCTCGCCCAAAGCGCCCGAAATCAAAATGATTGGCTGGAAACGTTATGGCCTCAGTATTTTGGGATGTGCGTGGTGTAAAATTCATCGACTACGGTATCTTGGGAAAGGAAATACAATAAACAGTGAATGTTATACAGACGAATGTTTGAAGGCCGAAATTGTAAAGAAACAACCGCATATGGCAAAGAAAAAAGTGGGTTTCATCAAGACAACGCATCTTGTcacaaataaatcaaaacaatagcAAAACTACATTCGAATTGCTTCTACATCCACCGTATTCGCCATGTTTGGCTCCCAGCGACTACTGGCTATTCGCAGACCTCACCTCAATTGCTCACCGGTAAGAAATGTCGCATGAATGCAGAGGTTATTGCTGAAACTGAGGCCTATTTTGAGGCAAAACATAAATCGTTCTACAAAAGTCTTATTGAAACGTTAGAGAAGCGCTGAAATGATCGCCTTGTTCTTGATTAAGATTACGTTGATGaataaagttaattttgaaCAAACAAGTTTTTTCTTTGTTAGGCCCGGGACTTTTCAGCTCATGATATTaaagttaatattaaattaccTTTAGAAGTTCCTCTCTTTGCTTTCTTCGTTTTTCAATAATagcttcttcatcctcttcttcaacAATGTTGATGTTGTCCAGCCTGTATAAAGATCAAAAACCATTATGTACTTTGTTAGTATATTACTTTTGTATTTAAAATTTACAGCCACATGAGTTATTGCAAAGGCGTACAATACTCGCCCAAGACCTCAGTAAAAAGAGTCACATATTTGGATGTAAGATTGAACGATATCAAGTCATGACATGCATCAATTAgaacatgaaaattgaatattatttatttattaatttattgtacaaaataatacaattataatataattatgacattaaAGGagaaactaggctgagcctgtacttctctccaaaaattttgataaaaagttaatgttgtccaaaggttgaggttatgatatcacacactgcttcgtcacttgatttttggtccaggaataatgatttaaagattttgaatttagaaggttgacataatactttaaatgaatcacagaatgtatcacaatgaataaataaacttgagaaatattacacttatttgaaaaaatggaatacaaaatcacaaacctaCCCACTATTAGTAGGTTACAgctgcattattattattttaaaattaatgagctattaatttagataagttttttttatatttatcacaCTGAGACAGAGATCTATTTGATTACTACAGCTACAATAGAACTATTTTTGTATTTAAAAGTACCAGAAAAGTAGGCTAGCGGAAAATGGAATAAAATCTATAATGTTTTTTACGTTAAATCTCGAAAATTCAATTCGGTAGTACTCACTCATCACTTGAAGAAGACGAAGCTTCTACTTTCAAACCTTCCGATAAACTGTCTTTGAACTTGTCTCCCTTATCTGATTTACCTTTACGATGcctgaaaaacatagaaaatataCAAATCAGAGGAGTAAGAGAAGGAATTTCAGAATCATTCATCacaaaattatatgaaaaatctTGATGATTTCATGTTATTGAAATAAGTAGTCTCAATTACTTACCATAAACTCTCAACTCTACACGATTTATTCATTACATTCtagattatttcattaattttatatgGTATATTTTCCAACTAAAATAAACTTACCTACAACCTCTGTAGCCATCTTTTGCCCTATCTCTACTATTAGATCGATGatatctatctctttctcctaGGGGCCTCCTATCTCTATCTCTGTTCCTATCAAGGTCGCGTCTATCTCGTTCACGATCTCTATCGGCATCTCTTCCACGATTATTGTCTCTATCTGGAATAGAAACAccattcatttaataataattatacatatcGATTTTGTATAATTTACTGACACACAATGATACAATCATAATAGATATTTatcatgtttcaaattattgattaatatcactttaataagaaaattatcaataaaatatatagttCCTATCTATCCATCATTGAACTTGTTAAAAAATAGAGACTTAAGTTGAGTTATAAATAACCTACATCTAACGTTGgtgtttaattattttcaatagatcTCTTACATAATAAAATCTTAACTATTTCATCTGCTTTACGAAATTCATACTTTTGTAAAATATCTTGTTTCATGGTGATATAGAGAGTCATCAATGATACTCCTAGTTTTCCCTAGTCAATTACAAGTGAAAATTTCCAGCAATAGAAATTCCTAATCATGTAATAACCGCAGTAGATTTTATCTAGGGTCAGTTAAGAGGCGAAATGAGAAAATTAACTACCACTAGCTGTTATTCTAAAGCACTTGGCTACACAAATATACTCTTTTGACATACCATACTCTTCTCACGCTATCTTTCTCTCAAAAGTAGAATACATGATTGTTCAAATCAGTTAATTACAGAAATCATAAGAATCTACTCATCTGTTCGCAATTCAATTCTTATAGTTAAGAGATTTTACAATATCAATACTAGCTATAGCCTACTATAGTGAGATACATGTTAtattggcagtggagaaagatgcgAGAACAGGGTTGCCGATGTGACTCCATTTCGCCACAGAGTATACCTACACAGCTCTAACTCAAATCATCCCATTACATttgatataatacaatttttcattttctttgataaaataaccaatttcaTCTCGAATAAATTTtacattcatcaataaaaaatccctcatcataatttgattcagagcttattcataactgagatcagatttttattttcatacacACCTGAAATCTCGGCGGCTAGTTTTAAAAGCTTTGATGCAGCAATCTGAACTTCAaatcaacagaaattaagttattcgGTAGGTATTATTACAATTTCTCTCAAAACTAATGTAATTTCAGGTATAATTCGTTTTTATCATACGGTAATATCTAAACatgatttaatttataaaaaatagatttttaaatcaattatacgacttgtctACTCTGTAGTATTTTGTTatatcaaactatttttttattatatcaaaatacGACATGACGGATGACCTGAAGATTGTTTACATCCaaacagtcactgtcaaaagtaaaaatagattatttgtGGCAAACTGACATTTcaaagctagaaagagatagcgctatctgctttgacgaatgatagaaaaggatagcaacccCATTGTCAATCGAATACTGTCATTCTAACGTGGATTTCACTACAGTGTTCTATATgattttgctttttctcataaaactacttttcataaaattttaataataatatatgaatgGTAATAGATGTCTAAAAGTGGtctaaatttattaaattatggcTTTAACTCTTCATTGTCAATTGCAACAACTTATTTTAATACAGttcaattgaaaattggaatatgAGAGCGAACCAATAGGAGAGCGACTCCTCCTTTTTGGTGGTCGTCTGTCCGGCACAGCTCTCATATCATTTGGTCTCCTTTCGTCATCTCTTCTTCTGAAaacatcaaacaaaaaattgattgattaacatttttaaatttaataaatttctgaTATTTAGATACAAATGGACTACTAATACTTGAAATAAGCTAGCtactacaataaaaataatggacTAGGTCGATGTAATACTGCAGTATTCAacagttcattttaaaattcaacttttttattGTATCTAATGCCGATAATCATCAGTATATTATGGACCAGAAATATTCGTCAGAAAAATCTTATAAAAATAAGTTAGTATGAATTCATGAAGtaaaatcaattgaattaaaatatacAACAATGAAAATGTTAATTGGAAACCAACCTTTCATCGTCCCTTCTATCACGTCGTTcgtcttctctccttctttcttctcgtttttttctctcctcttctctccttttgaattcttcttctctcttctttagCTCCTCTTCCCTCCTTTTAGCGTCTTCCTTCCTCCTTTCTAGCCTCCTCTCTTCTCGTTCACGATCTTCCTTCCTTCGTTGTATAATAGCATCGGCATCTCGAAACCTTTTCCTTTGTGGGTCATTTTCTCTTACTCTATTATCTCTGGGTTTTCGATCTTTTTCTttacttctgaaaaaaatagcaACAGAAATATTAGGCTACGTAAGTAACTTaataacaatatgaaaaaactgtgataaattcaagagaatatatcaataaatcgaatgtaaataacaaaaaatgaagaaagaagCGTCTGAAGAGGGGGgaattcattcatctatttattccaTCATACACAGTTATAAAACACTTTGAAAGGCCCTTCAAGCTCAAAgtccaatacttttattattccaatttatacaacagtccaataGGTCAAGTGTCACATTCTTGAACTTGactattcacacttcaaaacaaggaaaaaattgaatttaaaaaagtatGGATGTCTCAATTTCTGACATATAAGCACCTAACCGAGCTTGAAGCAGCGCCTGCAAAAAGCAAGAATTATAGAAACTATGAAATAATTACACATTCAAATAGTGATtgaaaatcaatacaaaatgttgaaaaatgaacaaaaaacaaataaGCCTAATACATAAATACTGCCAACCTTCCCAAATTTCACACAAATGACTCTGGGCACTAGTCAGCGACAAATCAGTGACATGTAAAAATGAAAGACTATAATCGGCATATTAATAATTGAAGGTACCTAGCTAAGCAACCGTTTCTACGGTAAATATGCATATCAAAtacaatcaaatttatttcacaataataataatacaataaaaatgataatccTGAATACAAAGTAAAGCAAAATGATAATCAATCCTCAAATAGAGAGTGTGCCACGAAAGATGCAATAtccgaagaccatagattccaCATGAAACCCGCAACAATATATGTCTGGCAAAATCCTCCCACATTGAACCCTCGTTACCGCTAAACCGGGtactaaaataatttataaataccttTTGTCGCATCAAGTCTTCCAAATTCATTTCGTCCTCAATAGCAGACACTTCAATTTCAGAATCAGTGGCAATCGCCGGAGATTTGGCTTTGAGCGCATTCTTAGCAGGTGTTAGGCCTGATAGGCCTGCAGCAGTCAGAGTGCTGGTGGAGCGACATTTCGGAGGAAGCGCCGCTTTTGTACCATTCGTCACCaatttaactttttcaatttcaatatcacAATGAGTTCCAGACTTGACGTCGTTTTTACGTGGTTCATTCACCTCTGGCTCCTCGTCCTTTGATTTTCTAGGTTTTTTACTTTCTTTAACGTCACCATTCTCTTCGTCTCTTTTATGTTTGTGCTTTTTATGACGCTTCCTGCAAAAATATAACGTAGATTCTAAATTTTAATTGctaaaagtttacatttttaatagcatcaattcaatgaaatttcagATTTTACAGTACCCCTGATAATCACAAAAATACGTAACTTTTTAGAAGAGATATTAAGAAATAACAGATGAACAATAATTaaagaatgaaatattataaaaggcAAAACAAATGTAACAAGAAAGTCAACCGTCTTATACAATATGGAAAAGCATAGCAACCAACAAACATAAGAGTTGTTTATCAGTGAATTTCATTGGGacattcaatatttaaaagcTTTTATCagttttttactgttttgcgaTAGCTCAAGtgtgatagaatagaatagaatagaataaattttatttcacttgctcaaaatgcaatacaatatgaatatatagtacatagtatatatttatgcattatacaatattattacaaagcatttaaaaataaataaataaaaagtatataATACATAACTAGCATATTACctatttgtttataaataataaactgtaaattttaaaatttgaatggGATTTTGTATTATGACcaaatgaacataaaatatatattttcgaaaatacaaatatattataattattgacattGTATAACCAAAAAATAATGCATAATATGCATTTTGATGCAAGTGGAACAAATACTAGCTTGCAAAGTGAGAGAAATATCACTTGAGTGCAAGCAGGAGTCGTTTGGTTCTTCaagcgcacacacacacacacacacacacacattcacacattaaaaaaaattataaatgccTAATAGGACTCGAATTTTgagatacaaaattattcaaagggTGTATAATCATGCTCAATGCAGCACAATAAACCATTCCTCAACATCATTTGGATGAGCTTCGAAAAGCCAAGGCTTTagttttgatttaaattttttgaaggttctcaaatttttaatttctgcAGGCAGAATATTGTAGAACTTCGGCCCAAGAAATAGAAAGCACTTCTGAAAAAGAGTACAGCTTGCTTTAGGGCATCTCACCAATCCCAGAGTTATCTGCCGCGTTTGCTGGGAATGATTACCCTCAACCATGGGCTGACCATAGCTTCCACTCATCCTGTAGAATAGAGCTAGGACCTTGAAGACGTACATATGTCTGAGAGGCAATGCATTTATCCGTCTGAAGAAAGGGAAAGAATGGGTTTGTCTGTGAACTCCAAATATAACTCGAACTGCTgctttttttaatgtaattattgatttgaagtgAGAAATGTAAGTTGAAGCCCAGCATGCTATCCCATAATCCAATTTGGAGTTAAGGAAAGCAAAGTATAGTTGACGCAAAATATTTGGGGGAAGGAATTGCCTTAGATTATAGAAAACTCTTAACAAGTAGAATAGATGCTTCCTTAGACCCAGAACATGGATATTCCATGACAATTTATCATCTACAACCAACCCAAGATATCTTATAGACTGATTTCTTTCTACAACAGTGCAGTTACACTGCATCCTATTGCAGTCAATTTCATGATAGAAAATAGGGACGTTCAACATGAGTGGTGATGACAAAGAAAAAGTTAAGTAATTTGTTTTTGCAGCATTTAGTGTTAACTTATTGTAATTAAACCAAAGGCGGAGTGTATCAAGATCTTGCTGCATCATCACTTGCAGTTCTTCAACATTTTTAGATGAATAAGACAATGCAGTGTCATAAGCAAAAGACGTTGCAATGTCATTGAACTTGTAAGAGAATAGGTCATTAATGTACACAAGAAATAGTAGGGGTCCAAGAACAGATCCTTGGGGCACACCATTGCTAATACTAAGAATGTTACTGTTTACACCTCCAATGGAAACATACTGCTGCCTATTTTCAAGGTATGATTTCATCCATTCTGAAGCCCGGCCACGGATACCAGCAGTATTTAGTTTTTTAAGTAGAATAGAATGGTCAACCGTATCAAATGCCTTCTTTATGTCAAGGAATAGTCCGGAAACCTTTACATTTCTTTCATTCAATCCCGAATAAATCTGTGAAATGAAGTTATATAATGCCATTTCAGTACTCAAACCCTCCTGAAATCCAAACTGACTCTTATAGAAAAAGTTATTACTTTTCAAAGAGTGAAAAATTCTCCTTCTCACAATCTTCTCATATACTTTTGAGAACACAGACAAAAGAGATATTGGTCTGTAATTTGAAGGATCCGAACGACTCCCACTCTTAAATATAGGAATCACCTTGGCAATCTTCAAGGGATCAGGGAAAATACCTGTATATATACTTGCATTAAAGATATCATATAGAACTGGAACCAATGGAACggcaattttttttaaaagatgTGAGGAGATACAATCAGGACCAGGAGACTTACCATCCTTCAAAGAATTTATTTCAGTAAGGAtctcatggaaatctattggtCTTATGAAAATAGTATTATAGACATTCTCTGATTTGAAACAAGCTTTGTAATTATCTATAGTATTTTGAGTCAATGGACTCATTGAAGAGATTAGTCTGGTAGGAACTCCGatgaagtaattattgaaagagTCAGCTACCATTTGCTCATCAGATATTACCGCAtcatctattttcaattcaatagtcTGATTCTTCTTCGAGGTCTGTCCACATAAGTTATTTATTTCCCTCCATTGGTTTTTTACAGATAGGTCTTTCAAATTCGAATAGTACTTTGTTTTCTCTAGTTTGAtccatgtttttatattatttttcaaagcaATATACGAATTTTTGAGCCTATTATTAGGATTCCTAGCTAGTGCCTTAAAAATCTTATCACGATTTTTTATTGCTATACATAAACCGTCTGTCATCCAAGGTTTGAGCTTTTTAAGTCGGGCATGACTCTGACTTAATACCACTGTGCGTTTGGACTGGTTCAAATAGTTCTTTaataaatctaaaaataaaGACATTTTAGTATTTATATTGTCACTCAAATAAAGGGGATCCCAATCATGGTGCATCAacaatgatattaatttatcataatcaATTCTATCTTTTTTAAAATCAGCTTggctatttttatgaaaatttgactCTGAGATAGCAATCGACACAGCTCGGTGATCGGTTAGCAGAGTATCAATAACATAACTACTGAACTCATGATTATGTTTTATTGATCTGAAGAAGATATGATCTATGCATGTTGAGCTTGACGAAGTCACTCTGGTGTCTATATCAATAAGCGATTTATATCCATTACTACTCATAATTTCCAGATATTCGAGCGTATTACTATTATTCAtatcatttatattgatattgagGTC
This window contains:
- the LOC111056204 gene encoding serine/threonine-protein kinase PRP4 homolog, whose translation is MSESESESKESDEVKSEKEDEVSSIKNDQHNDKSSEQKKKKKKKKHKHHSKHKKSDEKHEKKRHKKHKHKRDEENGDVKESKKPRKSKDEEPEVNEPRKNDVKSGTHCDIEIEKVKLVTNGTKAALPPKCRSTSTLTAAGLSGLTPAKNALKAKSPAIATDSEIEVSAIEDEMNLEDLMRQKALLQARLGAYMSEIETSIPNISVAIFFRSKEKDRKPRDNRVRENDPQRKRFRDADAIIQRRKEDREREERRLERRKEDAKRREEELKKREEEFKRREEERKKREERRREDERRDRRDDERRRDDERRPNDMRAVPDRRPPKRRSRSPIDRDNNRGRDADRDRERDRRDLDRNRDRDRRPLGERDRYHRSNSRDRAKDGYRGCRHRKGKSDKGDKFKDSLSEGLKVEASSSSSDELDNINIVEEEDEEAIIEKRRKQREELLKRLGAGAGSEDSNTVSSPVAATSPAKQEVAPPAHTPAPTAPPPQAKPKRKSRFEPEMAAAQPTATEMAAKQKKEGNKWDMFAEADVLHYNSPGMLEKGGLPENPSLTDNWDDAEGYYRVRIGEVLDSRYVVYGYTGQGVFSNVVRARDGARGNHDVAVKIIRNNEIMHKTGLKELEILKRLNDADPDDRFHCLRLYRHFFHKQHLCMVFEPLSMNLREVLKKYGKDVGLHVKAVRSYSQQLFLALRLLKKANILHADIKPDNILVNESKLVLKLCDFGSASHVAENEITPYLVSRFYRAPEIILGIPYDFGIDAWSAGCTIYELYTGKILFSGKSNNQMLKFFMDLKGKIPNKLIRKGQFKDQHFDSNCNFLYHEVDKVTEREKVVVMSTMNITRDLQTELVGNQHLPEEQARKVQQLKDLLERILMLDSSKRIAINQALVHPFIQERI